The genomic interval GGAATTAGTTTCTCAATGGTCTGGACCAGAAGAATAAAGTTAGCAATGAACTGAAATCAAAGATGTAGATTTAACACATAAGCCTCAATATAAATATACCAAGCATTGTTCATCGAACACGAATTGTATAACCAGCTATATCATGAAAGTATGCATTTTTACATTTTTGTATAGTCAACTGTATCATTACCCCGAAGTCTGCTTTCAAAGTTGTTTGTTCATCTATGGTCCAGGTCCTTCAGGTTTCAATCTGCATTTGAAAGACAAAAATGTTAGCTTCAGACGCTTACTAAGCATGTATTATGACTTACGATGATCTACCAGCTCTCAGAACTTCATCGACATTCAAAAGATTGACACCGATTGTAGCACTAAGGAGGGGATCCAATCAGTTATTTCCAATTTACAATTTACTAGATCAACTTACGCTCCATGCAACATTTGTCTTTTTACTCTATAATTATCCCAAATACCTTCTAAGATAGGATTAATTGGTTGACCAGATTTCAAATCTAAACCAACTGGATCATcggtttcttctttttcttgttgtaaaGAAACAATTGAATCTTGTACATCAAATCCACCATTTGATGCTAAAGTTTTTGGAATAACCAATAAAGCTTCAGCAAATGCTAAAACACCTAATTTTGCTCTACCTTTTGTTAATTTTAATGCTTCAACTAAATGTGATGAACATGCAATTTCAAATGCTCCTGCACCAGGAATTAAACTTTGATCTTCAATTGCGTTTTTAACTGATCTGAATCCATCTCTTAACGCATCTTGAATTTGTGTCATTGTGTGTGCGTTGGGGCCTGAATTTTTGACATTTGGCTCATTAGCACAATTCTTCAGGTACCGGTAAATTTTGGTCAAGTACTCGAAATATCTTCAATCTACACTACTCACCTTTGATAAGCATGGTTACACTCTTTGGTTCTTTGACATCCTCTACAAAAGTGTATTTCTCTTCTCCGAGAGTATGTTCATAGACTAAACCAGCCCAACCAAGTACGTCTGGAGTGAGATCTTCAACTGAGTTTTGAGCAACACCACCACAAGCAAATTGCAATCTGGGATACGAAGAATTATCAATGATCGGCTAACTTATTTGCTAGAACAGGACGTTTCATAGACTATCAAATAAGATCTGATTtttcaaactcacctttccaTATTCCTCCTTTTAGCTCTTCTTAAAGCGAAAATACCATTTTTAGCCAAAACATCAAGAGACATTGGATCAATacctttttgatttataaCAACGAaatttttaggtttttcatTTACTGAaccagatgaagaatctaTAGCGGTATCACAAACTTGATTTTTAAATTCAACAATTTTTCTTAATTTTGAATCAACAAATCTTCTCTCtgattcaactaatttttctctttgttcagCTGATGAATAGAAGAATCCAGAGTTTACTTCGCTAAAAATGGGTTCACATTATAGTTTATCAGCATTGTGGACATTctgctgatatatataatctgtAAAggaatatatacatatacgaTAGCTTGAAGAATAGGGAGACAGGCAAAAgtaagaatttgaattaaaCTCACGTTTTCTCATATTCTAAAGAAACATTCAAACTTAATACaaaagcattttcaactcTTTTTGGCATATCAGGATGTCTTGCACCATGATCTAAGACCAAACCTCTAATTAATGTTGTATCAGTATCAGTTTTATGTTGCATTTTCATAATTTCAATCATATGTAAATCAATTGGATCTCTTAttgaaccatcttcaggTTTTGGTGGTTGAATAGCTAATACAGCATCAACTACATCTGCAGCTAATTTTTGTGCTAATTTTGAATgtaattttgttgataatgatgtataAGCAACTGAAATTAAATTGGATCGATCTAATTCTGGTGTTTCTTTGAATTGATCCAAGAACTATTCGTGAATGAATAACATAAATTAGTCAATACCCTCCTTATCATCACGAGATTATACCATGGCTAATATTACTAAAACGAATGAAACCCACCTTCAAAGCTTcctttttagctaaatcaaaaccttcacctaatactCTAGGATGTACACCTTCTTGAATATATCGGTCTGCTTGTTTCAATAATTCACCAACTAACAATACAACTGATGTAGTACCGTCACCAACTTGTTCATCTTGTGCTACGGCTGTACGGGCAATCATGGCTGCTGTTGGGTTCTACGATATTAAATGAACAAGATCAGCTGCTGTAGTAAGGATACATGATCAACATACTTTCAGCtaactcacttgaatttGCATTTCTGATAATAATACTTTACCGTCCTATAATCCCGAATGAAAGTATGTATCAGCTATTGACTGTTGAGCTGTTTTTCCGGAATTTTATAGCTCACCTTGGTCATCTTAATTTGTCCAGAACCATCAACTAACATCTTAATGGTACCTCTTGGACCTATTATTATTGTCGTTAATCAGTTCTTTTCTTCACCTGAGCACGGTCCGCATAGATTTTGAAGCTTACcaagatttgatttgacGACATTTGCGAGACCTACTGCACCAGCCTGTAGGAATGGTCGTCATATTAGCTTCAGGAGCCACGAAGACGAAGACATCACTCCGACTGATACGTATGCAGCTTGCAACTCACAGTGTTCACTTGCAAAGCCTGAGTACGTCTAATACTCTCTGCTCTAGGGTTGATAAGCTCTATACTACCAGACATTTCGATTATATCCCTTTTTGTACTTCACTTAGATGTTAAAAGCTGGTTTTAGGTGAGGTAGCGAGCTGACTGATCTGTGAATTGAGGTTGAATAGATATGCAGTCAAGCTTAGAAATACTTGAAAATCGGTAGGCTATAGATGATTTACGAACATTTCAGATTGAACATTTCCATTCGTCTTGGAACGCGTAGAAGGAAATCTCGAAATCTCCAAAGTGGATGATCGACACGTGGTAGAATATCCAAATAATCGATTTATATGAATTTATCCAATCTCTTGAATGCTTCGAGGTCGTTTGCCACCCAACTATCAACAACCATCTAATATGTCATTGGAATCGCAAGTGAAGTTGCAGATGAAATCAAGTTGATCCAAAGTAAAATAGGATTAGACTGAGAATATAGCAAGTCTGACCGCCTTGACCTGGCGCAGACAAGATCAGACTGTGAGAAGATGTCCATGAACAATGTTGTGAATAATTTAGTCAGAGCAGCAGcaggtatatcatcaactatatcagataaagatttagatgctcatgtagctaaattattagctgaagaagctaaagcaaGAGAATTGAAATGGTCTGAATTGGGTTTAACTGGATTATTAGGTAACTCATTAAATAGGGATGAATCGTGAGTATATATTCATGAAAATTTCattgacatatatatatttatacaGAGATGCTGACATGcattcatcattatcaaaatagACCAGATACAAATATACCGAAAACAAATAAAAGGTTTTTGGCTTCTGTAATTCGAAATGTAGATGGGcataattcagctttgttAAAATCACAAGCTCAATCTGCTAGTTAtgc from Kwoniella dendrophila CBS 6074 chromosome 9, complete sequence carries:
- a CDS encoding T-complex protein 1, zeta subunit, producing MSGSIELINPRAESIRRTQALQVNTAGAVGLANVVKSNLGPRGTIKMLVDGSGQIKMTKDGKVLLSEMQIQNPTAAMIARTAVAQDEQVGDGTTSVVLLVGELLKQADRYIQEGVHPRVLGEGFDLAKKEALKFLDQFKETPELDRSNLISVAYTSLSTKLHSKLAQKLAADVVDAVLAIQPPKPEDGSIRDPIDLHMIEIMKMQHKTDTDTTLIRGLVLDHGARHPDMPKRVENAFVLSLNVSLEYEKTEVNSGFFYSSAEQREKLVESERRFVDSKLRKIVEFKNQVCDTAIDSSSGSVNEKPKNFVVINQKGIDPMSLDVLAKNGIFALRRAKRRNMERLQFACGGVAQNSVEDLTPDVLGWAGLVYEHTLGEEKYTFVEDVKEPKSVTMLIKGPNAHTMTQIQDALRDGFRSVKNAIEDQSLIPGAGAFEIACSSHLVEALKLTKGRAKLGVLAFAEALLVIPKTLASNGGFDVQDSIVSLQQEKEETDDPVGLDLKSGQPINPILEGIWDNYRVKRQMLHGAATIGVNLLNVDEVLRAGRSSLKPEGPGP